A window of the Miscanthus floridulus cultivar M001 chromosome 14, ASM1932011v1, whole genome shotgun sequence genome harbors these coding sequences:
- the LOC136503294 gene encoding protein BYPASS1-LIKE-like has translation MPVTDYQGSTSSPFSFGRSLLSLRRDTTAIMPSGEEADLEAFQRHVASTLAELLPAADAGTGAGDASAAAAAAASGEEFLSAAWIRRLLEAFVLCQEEFRVVVAQARRRAGAQLPAAAERMVAEFHERAVKALDVCNAARDGVDQVRRWERLADIAASALGAPGEVREGQLRRARKALTDLSALLVDDAAAASGAGGVASFLSSHRNRSFGRARASPSRTAGSAAAASATASHFRSLSWSVSRTWSAARQLQAIGAGLAAPRAHEAGLAAPVYSMGCVLHLTTWALVAAVPCPDRGNALQAHHLPAAPPRAAFPWAPPLLALQERLAEEGKRKDRRHSCGLLKEIHSLEKSTQKLAEAIDAAPIPLFGDRENDVREAAAELAAVCEAMRDGLEPLERLVREVFHRIVRSRVDGLDSSMHNAD, from the coding sequence ATGCCGGTGACGGACTACCAGGGCTCAACCTCCTCGCCCTTCTCCTTCGGCCGCTCGCTGCTCTCGCTGCGCAgggacaccaccgccatcatgcCGTCGGGCGAGGAGGCCGACCTCGAGGCGTTCCAGCGCCACGTCGCGTCGACGCTCGCGGAGCTGCTGCCCGCGGCGGACGCCGGGACCGGTGCCGGcgacgcctccgccgccgccgccgccgcggcgtcggGCGAGGAGTTCCTCTCCGCCGCGTGGATCCGCCGCCTGCTGGAGGCCTTCGTGCTGTGCCAGGAGGAGTTCCGCGTCGTGGTGGCCCAGGCGCGGCGCCGCGCCGGGGCGCAGCTGCCCGCGGCCGCCGAGAGGATGGTGGCCGAGTTCCACGAGCGCGCCGTCAAGGCGCTCGACGTCTGCAACGCGGCGCGGGACGGCGTGGACCAGGTGCGCCGCTGGGAGCGCCTCGCCGACATCGCGGCCTCCGCGCTGGGGGCCCCCGGGGAGGTCCGCGAGGGCCAGCTCCGCCGCGCGCGCAAGGCGCTCACAGACCTCTCCGCTCTCCTCGTCGACGACGCCGCCGCGGCGTCGGGGGCCGGCGGCgtcgcctccttcctctcctcccaCCGCAACCGCTCCTTTGGCCGCGCGCGGGCCTCCCCGTCGCGCACCGCGGGCTCCGCCGCCGCGGCATCCGCGACTGCCTCCCACTTCCGCTCCCTCTCCTGGAGCGTGTCCCGCACCTGGTCCGCCGCGCGCCAGCTGCAGGCCATCGGGGCCGGGctcgccgcgccgcgcgcgcACGAGGCGGGCCTCGCCGCCCCCGTCTACTCCATGGGCTGCGTGCTCCACCTCACCACCTGGGCGCTCGTCGCCGCCGTCCCTTGCCCGGACCGCGGCAACGCGCTGCAGGCCCACCACCTgccggccgcgccgccgcgcgccgCGTTCCCCTGGGCGCCGCCTCTCCTCGCCCTGCAGGAACGCCTCGCCGAGGAAGGCAAGCGCAAGGACAGGCGCCATTCCTGCGGCCTGCTCAAGGAGATCCATTCGCTCGAGAAGTCCACGCAGAAGCTCGCCGAGGCAATCGACGCGGCCCCGATCCCGCTCTTCGGCGACAGGGAGAACGACGTGCGGGAGGCTGCCGCGGAGCTCGCCGCCGTGTGTGAAGCCATGAGGGACGGCCTGGAGCCGCTGGAAAGGCTGGTGCGCGAGGTGTTCCACCGCATTGTGCGCAGCCGTGTCGATGGCCTCGATTCATCCATGCACAATGCCGACTGA